In a single window of the Mesoplodon densirostris isolate mMesDen1 chromosome 18, mMesDen1 primary haplotype, whole genome shotgun sequence genome:
- the CACNG1 gene encoding voltage-dependent calcium channel gamma-1 subunit: MSQTKAPKVRLTLLCILAGIVLALVAVVTDHWAVLSPHAEHSNASCQAAHFGLWRICTKRIIPGDNRDRSCGPITLPGEKNCSYFRHFNPGESSEIFEVTTQKEYSISAAAIAIFSLGFVIVGTICVLLSFRKKRDYLLRPASMFYVFAGLCLFVSVEVTRQSVKRMIDSEDTVWIKYYYSWSFACACAAFVLLFLGGLALLLFSLPRMPQNPWESCMDAEPEH, translated from the exons ATGTCCCAGACCAAAGCCCCAAAGGTCCGCCTGACCCTCCTGTGCATCCTGGCGGGCATCGTGCTGGCCCTGGTGGCCGTGGTGACCGACCACTGGGCCGTGCTGAGCCCCCACGCAGAGCACAGCAACGCCAGCTGCCAGGCGGCGCACTTCGGCCTCTGGCGGATTTGCACCAAGCGGATCATCCCGGGCGACAACAGGGACAGGAGCTGCGGACCCATCACCCTGCCTGGGG AGAAAAACTGTTCCTACTTCAGACATTTTAACCCAGGCGAGAGCTCGGAGATCTTCGAAGTTACCACTCAGAAAG AGTATAGCATCTCGGCCGCAGCCATTGCCATCTTCAGCCTGGGCTTCGTCATCGTGGGAACCATCTGCGTGCTCCTGTCCTTCCGGAAGAAGCGGGACTACCTGCTGAGGCCAGCATCCATGTTCTACGTCTTTGCGG GTCTCTGCCTCTTCGTCTCGGTGGAGGTCACACGGCAGTCGGTGAAGCGCATGATCGACAGCGAGGACACCGTCTGGATCAAGTACTACTACTCCTGGTCCTTCGCCTGCGCCTGCGCGGCCTTCGTCCTCCTCTTCCTCGGCGGCCTTGCCCTCCTGCTCTTCTCCCTGCCGCGGATGCCCCAGAACCCCTGGGAGTCCTGCATGGACGCcgagcccgagcactag